Genomic DNA from Vagococcus luciliae:
TTTAACTTAATGATTGGATTAAATGGTTATACGATTAGCTCGGGAATTATCAGTAGTGAGTTAAATGATGAAAAAATTGTCGCTATTCCACTTGATGTTGATGAAACGTTGACATTAGGGTATCTGAAGCATAAAAAAATAGACTTGAGTCAAGTGGCTCAAACTTATATTGATATGCTGAAACAACATATTCGCCATTTTGGTTTTGACGTTTATGATTCATTATATTAATCGTGCGAATAAAACAGAAATATGATAGACTATTAACCATTAATCAGGAGGAGTTAGTATGACAAAGAAAGGGATGTTGTTGGTCAACCTTGGAACACCAAAAGAGCCCACACCCAAAGAAGTCAAAAAATATTTGCGAGTATTCTTATCAGATCGACGAGTGATTAAGACACATCCACTATTGTGGCAACCCATTTTACAAGGGATTATTTTAAATACAAGACCTAAAAAATCAGCAGAGTTGTATCAATCTATTTGGACAGATGAGGGATTTCCATTATTAAATTATACATTGGCTCAACGGGATAATGTGTCCAAGTTATTTCCTGATTGGGAAGTAGAGATAGGGATGTCTTATAGTGAACCAACAATTGAGCAGGCACTGGATTGTTTACGTCAAAAGGGAGTGGATGATTTGACGATTGTGCCAATGTATCCACAATATTCTGGCACAACAGTCGGATCTGTTTTTGATAGTGTAATGCGATATTTTATTGGGACGGATAAAGTCATTGATATGAGATTTATTCGTTCATATTATGATAATGAGTTATATATTTCCTATTATGCTGAAAAAATCAAAGAAAGCTTGTTGCATCATAAGGTTGATGCTGTCGTGTTATCTTATCATGGTATTCCGGTTTCATATGTATCTGATGGGGATACTTATCCCAAAGAGTGTGAGATAACGACGCAAAAAATCAAAGAAGAAGTTGGGGATGATGTGTCGTTTATTCAGACTTATCAATCAAAATTTGGACCAAATGAATGGCTAACACCAGCAACAGATGCAACGTTAAAAGACTTACCACATCAAGGAATAAAAAATGTGTTAGTTGTCGCACCAGGGTTTGTGGTAGATTGTTTGGAAACTATAGAAGAATTAGAAGAAGAAAATAAAGGATACTTTTTAGAAAATGGTGGTAAAGAGTTTATTTATCTACCACCGTTTAATGCTGATATGGCTTTTGCGGAAGTTGTTAAAGACATAATAAACAAGTAATAGAAGGGGGTTATTTATGGGTGTAACATTTTCATATGCCATACGCGAAGAGTTACCAAGAATTATAGATATATACAATCAAGCTGTACCAACACGTATTTCAACAGCTGATACATCCCCTGTAACTGTGGAATCGAAAATCATTTGGTTTGAGTCATATAATCAGACGACACGTCCAATATGGGTGATGAAAATAGAAAATAATATCGTAGGTTGGGTAGCAGAAGATTTTTATGGAAGGCCGGCATTTAAATCGACGGCTAAAATTAGCTTGTATATAGATGAAAACTATCAAGGACAAGGATTAGGACAGCAAGCATTAGATTGGGTATTTTCACAATTAGAGAACTGTGAAGTCACAACTATCATGGCATATATATTTCATCATAATGAAGCCAGTCAAAAAATTATTTTTTAAAAATGGGTTTGAACGTTGGGCACATTTACCTAGTATAGCCAATATGGATGATGAATTGTATAGTTTGGGTATATTAGGGCGAACATTTAGTCATTGATAAATAATAAAAATCGCATGGGTTTGATCCACCATGCGATTTTTATGAATTGGGTTGTAATTGATGGTATGAGCCCGATTGTGAGTGTTATTATACTTGTCAGAATACGGTTTATTTAAGAATAGCAGTTACTCCACTTTAAAAGGCTTTCCAAAGTCTTTCGTCAAATCAATAATCGTTTGATTAAACTCTGTTTGAAAGGTGTTGGCTTGATGTATTTTTTTATTAACAATTAGGCTGATGTAGATTTGAGGTGGTTGTTCCAAAGCTACTTTAGTCAAACCAGGATGTTCACGCACTAAAATATCACTTAAAAAAGCAATCATGTTAGTTGAGCTAGCTATGGAAAGAGCTGTTTGAATTTCTTTTGTGTAAATCGTCTGGATAGAATTTAAATGGTGAGAGCGAACCCAGTCATCAAAAATACGGTGGTGCATGTAGCCTTTTTCAAGTGAAATAAAGACATCTTCCTTACAATCTGTAGGGGAGATGATTTTTTTTGTAGAAAGAGGGTTGCTTTTTGAAACCCATAAAGCCATATCTTCTTGTTTTAAAGGAATTTGGATGAGTGAGTTATCGTTGAATGTTGGTTCGTCACTCCCAATAATCGCAATAGGAACCTTACCAGTTTTAACTAGTTCTAACATCGTGTCGGAACTTTCTTCTTCAATAAATTTCATTGAGGAAGAAAATTTCTCTAAATGAGGTAAAAGGCGGGACATAAAATATCCACCAATCGTTGGTAAGAACCCAAAATAGACGATTTGATGTTTAAAATCATGAATTTCTTCTTCGGCTTGTTCAACTGACTTTAAAATTTGATGAGAATAACGATATAAAATGTCACCGGTTTCAGTTAAACTAAGCTTCTTGTGAATTCTTTTTCTATCGATAAGGATGGTGTCTAGTTCGTTTTCTAGTCGTTTTATAGCCATTGAAATGGATGGCTGAGAAACGTAAAAGTGTTCCGCCGTTGCTGTGAAGCTAAGTGTATGAGCCAGGTGATTAAAGTATAATAAATCTTTTAAATTCATGTGAAATCCCTTTCTAATATTGTGAAAAAACACTCATAAATAAAATGTATATAAACACTATTTACATAAGCAATAGTTATAATATCATAAGTAAAAAATATTATCCAAAGAATTTTTCTCATGCTATATTAGTCTCACTAAAACGTTTACAAAACGAAAGAGAGTTGATTTTTATGAAGCAAATCAAACAACTTTTCTGGATTTTTTTATTTTCTTTATTGGGTGAAGTAATCTCAGCATTACTGTCTCAATTCATTGCAATTCCAGGAAGTGTGATTGGTATGGTGCTATTATTCTGTGCTCTTCATTTCAAATGGATCAAGATGGAACAAGTAGATGAAGTGGGAACATGGTTAACAAATAATATGGG
This window encodes:
- the hemH gene encoding ferrochelatase; amino-acid sequence: MTKKGMLLVNLGTPKEPTPKEVKKYLRVFLSDRRVIKTHPLLWQPILQGIILNTRPKKSAELYQSIWTDEGFPLLNYTLAQRDNVSKLFPDWEVEIGMSYSEPTIEQALDCLRQKGVDDLTIVPMYPQYSGTTVGSVFDSVMRYFIGTDKVIDMRFIRSYYDNELYISYYAEKIKESLLHHKVDAVVLSYHGIPVSYVSDGDTYPKECEITTQKIKEEVGDDVSFIQTYQSKFGPNEWLTPATDATLKDLPHQGIKNVLVVAPGFVVDCLETIEELEEENKGYFLENGGKEFIYLPPFNADMAFAEVVKDIINK
- a CDS encoding GNAT family N-acetyltransferase, which produces MGVTFSYAIREELPRIIDIYNQAVPTRISTADTSPVTVESKIIWFESYNQTTRPIWVMKIENNIVGWVAEDFYGRPAFKSTAKISLYIDENYQGQGLGQQALDWVFSQLENCEVTTIMAYIFHHNEASQKIIF
- a CDS encoding LysR family transcriptional regulator → MNLKDLLYFNHLAHTLSFTATAEHFYVSQPSISMAIKRLENELDTILIDRKRIHKKLSLTETGDILYRYSHQILKSVEQAEEEIHDFKHQIVYFGFLPTIGGYFMSRLLPHLEKFSSSMKFIEEESSDTMLELVKTGKVPIAIIGSDEPTFNDNSLIQIPLKQEDMALWVSKSNPLSTKKIISPTDCKEDVFISLEKGYMHHRIFDDWVRSHHLNSIQTIYTKEIQTALSIASSTNMIAFLSDILVREHPGLTKVALEQPPQIYISLIVNKKIHQANTFQTEFNQTIIDLTKDFGKPFKVE